In one Lysobacter alkalisoli genomic region, the following are encoded:
- the murD gene encoding UDP-N-acetylmuramoyl-L-alanine--D-glutamate ligase, which produces MGTAFPPRFGSDWVRGSRTSFSALDGRKVALWGWGLEGRAAHAALRASLRLAHQPLTVFCTEREAEGIRALGDPALTVETEASADRLSTFDVVIKSPGISPYRPEAMAASERGTRFIGGTALWFADHADDAGFVRNAVCVTGTKGKSTTTALLAHLLRAGGHRTALAGNIGLPLLDVLGPPPALPPAYWAIELSSYQTGDVAASGVRPEVAVVTNVFPEHLDWHGSEDRYVEDKLRLVVEGRPRIAVLNAADPRLSVLRLPDSEVRWYGSEEGWHLRGDILHRGDQRVLDTSPLPLPGRHNRGNLCAALTAIEALGLEAVPLAAAATDFRPLPHRLQSLGVRGGIEYVNDSISTTPHATLAALDCFAGRRVAVLVGGHDRGLDWSVFVDAMRAEATRTPVAIVTMGQNGPRIAALLRPQAGKAGFDLREADTLESAVVAARECLDGNGVLLLSPGAPSFGPYRDYVARGRHFAELAGSDPDAISSIPGLGIG; this is translated from the coding sequence ATGGGCACCGCATTCCCCCCGCGCTTCGGGAGCGATTGGGTGCGCGGCTCTCGGACTAGTTTCTCCGCGCTTGACGGCCGCAAGGTCGCGCTTTGGGGCTGGGGCCTCGAAGGCCGTGCGGCCCATGCGGCGTTGCGTGCTTCGCTCCGGCTCGCGCACCAGCCGCTGACAGTGTTCTGCACCGAGAGGGAAGCTGAAGGCATCCGTGCGCTCGGCGACCCGGCATTGACGGTGGAGACCGAGGCCTCGGCGGATCGCCTGTCCACCTTCGATGTGGTCATCAAGTCGCCCGGTATCAGTCCATACCGACCCGAGGCGATGGCTGCGTCGGAGCGCGGCACGCGTTTTATCGGCGGTACTGCGCTGTGGTTCGCAGATCATGCAGACGATGCGGGTTTCGTTCGCAACGCCGTCTGCGTGACCGGTACCAAAGGCAAGAGCACCACTACCGCGTTGCTCGCCCATCTGTTGCGTGCGGGCGGTCATCGCACCGCCCTGGCTGGCAACATCGGCCTGCCGCTGCTTGACGTGCTTGGCCCGCCGCCAGCGCTGCCACCTGCGTACTGGGCGATCGAGTTGTCGAGCTACCAGACCGGCGACGTCGCCGCCAGCGGCGTGCGTCCCGAGGTCGCTGTCGTCACCAATGTGTTTCCGGAGCACCTGGACTGGCACGGTTCGGAAGATCGCTACGTCGAGGACAAGTTGCGGCTGGTGGTCGAGGGGAGGCCTCGTATCGCCGTGCTCAACGCCGCCGATCCGCGCCTGTCCGTGCTCCGGCTGCCGGACAGCGAGGTGCGCTGGTACGGCAGCGAGGAGGGCTGGCACCTGCGCGGCGATATCCTGCATCGTGGCGACCAGAGAGTGCTCGACACTTCGCCGCTGCCACTGCCAGGCCGCCACAACCGCGGCAACCTGTGTGCGGCGCTCACCGCCATCGAGGCTTTGGGGCTGGAAGCGGTTCCGCTGGCCGCGGCCGCCACGGATTTCCGGCCGTTGCCGCACCGCCTGCAGTCGCTGGGCGTGCGCGGCGGCATCGAGTACGTCAACGACTCCATAAGCACCACTCCGCACGCGACCCTGGCGGCGCTGGACTGCTTCGCCGGCCGCCGTGTCGCGGTGCTGGTAGGCGGCCATGACCGCGGCCTGGATTGGTCGGTGTTCGTGGATGCGATGCGGGCGGAAGCGACGCGCACGCCGGTGGCCATCGTCACGATGGGGCAGAACGGTCCGCGGATCGCCGCGTTGCTCAGGCCGCAGGCCGGGAAGGCCGGCTTCGACTTGCGCGAAGCCGATACGCTGGAAAGCGCTGTCGTCGCAGCCCGCGAATGCCTGGACGGCAATGGCGTGCTGCTGCTGTCGCCTGGTGCGCCCAGCTTCGGCCCGTATCGCGATTATGTCGCCCGCGGTCGTCATTTTGCCGAACTGGCCGGTTCCGACCCGGACGCGATCAGTTCGATTCCGGGGCTCGGCATCGGTTGA
- the rrtA gene encoding rhombosortase, which yields MFDALALDRPMLEAGQLWRLWTGHLVHVDPAHAGLNLTALVMLAVVAVRSQAMGRLLLASLVLMPVISIGVLLLLPDLQWYAGLSGLLHGWLAWLLVQRRGIVAVVGLALLGLKLWWEMSSGAVGGTGVSVTTEAHRLGAAGGLVLAWAAHGWRAARGRGRLTSRSVRAPR from the coding sequence GTGTTCGACGCGCTGGCGCTGGACCGGCCAATGCTGGAGGCCGGCCAGCTATGGCGCCTGTGGACTGGTCATCTCGTGCATGTGGATCCGGCCCACGCAGGGCTGAACCTCACAGCGCTGGTAATGCTGGCGGTCGTGGCTGTCCGTTCCCAGGCCATGGGCCGATTGTTGCTGGCCTCGCTGGTCCTGATGCCGGTGATCAGTATCGGGGTCTTGCTGCTTCTGCCTGACCTGCAGTGGTATGCCGGCCTGTCCGGCCTGCTGCACGGCTGGCTGGCATGGCTCCTGGTGCAACGCAGGGGGATCGTGGCCGTAGTCGGGCTGGCCCTGCTCGGCCTGAAGTTGTGGTGGGAGATGTCGTCCGGAGCGGTGGGCGGTACCGGAGTATCGGTGACGACCGAAGCGCACCGTTTGGGTGCGGCGGGCGGCCTGGTGCTGGCATGGGCCGCGCATGGGTGGCGCGCGGCACGCGGACGAGGGCGCCTTACCAGTCGATCTGTCCGCGCACCACGGTGA
- the rhlP gene encoding rhombotarget lipoprotein (RhlP (RHombo-target LipoProtein) is a family of predicted lipoproteins that, in general, co-occurs with a form of rhombosortase, and that has an apparent cleavage site for that enzyme, a GlyGly motif, near the C-terminus.) yields MEDSKGGELRRHKGSRCHWGKRVVAMLLGLAAVSLVAGCASFFSGAAQRTGVSSSVVDYLYPAGEKFEPMHEETPEVRLPARVGLMFVPSSRQPVGLTGADKQSLLDQVRDAFKSQPFIERIEIVPDSYLRPGGGFENLEQVARLHGVDIVALVSYDQVLRTEESAASFLYWTIVGAYTVPANRNQVSTFVDTSVFDVATRTLLLRAPGQDQQKAASTAIRVGDVQDRLARESFQSAVTDMVANLDASIADFDRRVREEGQVRLVDRRSGSSWHQRSGGKGSVRAWELGVLLLGAALLLLRRRG; encoded by the coding sequence ATGGAAGATTCGAAAGGCGGAGAGCTGCGCCGTCACAAGGGCTCCCGGTGTCACTGGGGCAAGCGGGTCGTGGCGATGTTGCTGGGGCTTGCCGCGGTATCGCTGGTCGCCGGGTGTGCCTCGTTCTTTTCCGGAGCGGCACAACGTACCGGCGTATCCAGCAGCGTGGTCGACTACCTGTACCCGGCTGGCGAGAAGTTCGAGCCGATGCATGAGGAAACCCCGGAGGTCCGGTTGCCTGCCCGGGTGGGGTTGATGTTCGTGCCGTCGTCGCGACAGCCTGTCGGGCTTACCGGGGCCGACAAGCAATCCTTGCTGGACCAGGTGCGTGACGCATTCAAGAGCCAGCCCTTCATCGAGCGGATCGAGATCGTGCCGGACAGTTATCTGCGACCTGGAGGCGGATTCGAAAATCTCGAACAGGTCGCGCGCCTGCACGGAGTCGATATCGTCGCACTGGTGTCCTATGACCAGGTCCTGCGCACCGAGGAGTCGGCGGCATCGTTCCTGTACTGGACCATCGTCGGCGCCTACACGGTCCCGGCCAACCGCAACCAGGTCAGCACCTTCGTCGATACCTCGGTGTTCGACGTGGCCACGCGAACCCTGCTGTTGCGCGCGCCGGGACAGGACCAGCAGAAGGCTGCGTCCACCGCGATCCGGGTTGGCGACGTGCAGGACCGGCTGGCGCGCGAAAGCTTTCAGTCCGCAGTCACCGACATGGTCGCCAATCTGGATGCATCGATTGCCGATTTCGACCGGCGGGTGCGCGAGGAAGGTCAGGTGCGGCTGGTGGATCGCCGATCCGGAAGCAGTTGGCATCAACGATCGGGTGGAAAGGGGAGCGTACGGGCGTGGGAGCTGGGCGTTCTGTTGCTGGGCGCCGCGCTGCTGCTGTTGCGGCGACGCGGGTAA
- a CDS encoding OsmC family protein, whose protein sequence is MAFKRYADAVWQGDLQAGKGSMSTPQSGLFEAQNYSFKTRFGDEKGTNPEELLAAAHAGCFSMALSAVLGKEGFTPDRIQTRAEVEMEPGMDPGPTVTGVHLIVEASVPGISVEQFQQIAEGAKAGCVISRALSVPVSLSATLKA, encoded by the coding sequence ATGGCATTCAAGCGCTACGCCGATGCGGTCTGGCAGGGCGACCTGCAGGCCGGCAAGGGTTCGATGAGCACCCCGCAGAGTGGCCTGTTCGAGGCCCAGAACTATTCCTTCAAGACCCGCTTCGGCGACGAGAAAGGGACCAATCCCGAAGAATTGCTGGCCGCGGCCCATGCAGGCTGCTTCAGCATGGCGCTGTCGGCAGTGCTCGGAAAGGAGGGCTTCACCCCCGACCGCATCCAGACCCGTGCCGAGGTCGAGATGGAGCCGGGCATGGACCCGGGGCCGACCGTGACCGGCGTGCACCTGATCGTCGAGGCCAGCGTGCCCGGAATCAGTGTCGAGCAGTTCCAGCAGATCGCGGAAGGCGCAAAGGCCGGCTGCGTGATTTCGCGTGCGCTGTCGGTCCCGGTCAGCCTGTCGGCGACGCTGAAGGCCTGA
- a CDS encoding bifunctional aspartate kinase/diaminopimelate decarboxylase — MAEGQRWVVLKFGGTSVSRRNRWDTIGTLAAKRMAEEHARVLVIVSALSGVTNELTAICAGDDVAARVEALVERHRMFCGELDLDADAVLGERISTLRALGADPRGTTLALDWQAEVLAQGELMSSTLGAAYLRSQGHDFGWCDARDWLDAVSLPNASEWSQRLSVNCQREADAGFGERFSTQPNPLLISQGFIARHRDGSTAVLGRGGSDTSAAYFGCLLKARRVEIWTDVPGMFSANPREVPDARLLTRLDYAEAQEIATTGAKVLHPRSLGPCRHADVPMAILDTERPDLPGTRIDTSAATVPGVKAISRRNGIVLVSMESVGMWQSVGFLADIFERFKRHGLSVDLIGSSETNVTVSLDPSENLVNTNVLEALSADLEQICRVRVIVPCAAITLVGRGMRSLLHKLSGVWATFGKERVHLISQSSNDLNLTFVIDEADADGMLPFLHAELIDSGAMPVYEAQVFGPRWREIQGQLRPKPTPWWKAERERLLQLAEGGTPRYVYHLPTVRERARQLTAIDAIDRRYYAIKANSHPQILKTLVAEGFGLECVSLGELRHVFEVLPKLDPRRVLFTPSFAPHTEYAAAFELGVTVTVDNVEALRRWPEVFRGRSIWLRIDLGYGDGHHEKVTTGGKASKFGLAVARVDEFVDAARDLGVSIVGLHAHLGSGVETRAHWRQMYDELAGFARRIGSVQVLDIGGGLPIPYGQDDEPFDLGDWAEGLAEMKAVHPAFQLVVEPGRFLVAECGVLLASASQVVEKDGVLRVGLDTGMNALIRPALYDAWHEIINLQRLDEATDGVFDVVGPICESSDVFGHRVRLPATTVPGDAMLIADAGAYGYTMASTYNLRALPVEDVIE; from the coding sequence GTGGCAGAAGGACAGCGTTGGGTCGTACTCAAGTTCGGCGGCACCTCGGTGTCCCGTCGCAACCGTTGGGACACCATCGGGACGCTCGCCGCCAAACGCATGGCCGAAGAGCATGCCCGCGTGCTGGTGATCGTGTCGGCCCTGTCCGGGGTCACCAACGAACTGACCGCGATCTGTGCCGGCGACGATGTCGCGGCGCGCGTCGAGGCGCTGGTCGAGCGCCATCGCATGTTCTGCGGCGAGCTGGATCTCGATGCCGACGCCGTGCTCGGCGAGCGGATCAGTACCCTGCGTGCGCTGGGCGCCGACCCGCGCGGCACCACACTGGCGCTGGACTGGCAGGCCGAGGTGCTGGCCCAGGGCGAGTTGATGTCGTCCACGCTTGGCGCGGCCTACCTGCGCTCGCAGGGCCACGATTTCGGCTGGTGCGACGCGCGCGACTGGCTCGATGCGGTATCGCTGCCCAACGCCAGCGAGTGGTCGCAGCGGCTGTCGGTCAACTGCCAGCGCGAGGCCGATGCCGGTTTCGGCGAACGCTTCTCGACCCAGCCCAATCCGCTGCTGATCAGCCAGGGCTTCATCGCCCGCCATCGCGATGGCAGCACCGCCGTGCTCGGCCGTGGCGGCTCGGACACCTCGGCGGCGTACTTCGGTTGCCTGCTCAAGGCCCGGCGGGTCGAGATCTGGACCGACGTGCCGGGCATGTTCAGCGCCAATCCGCGCGAGGTGCCCGACGCGCGCCTGCTGACCCGCCTCGACTATGCCGAGGCGCAGGAAATCGCCACCACCGGTGCCAAGGTGCTGCATCCGCGTTCGCTCGGCCCGTGCCGGCATGCGGATGTGCCGATGGCGATCCTCGACACCGAGCGCCCCGATCTGCCCGGTACCCGCATCGATACCTCGGCCGCGACCGTGCCGGGCGTCAAGGCGATCAGCCGCCGCAACGGCATCGTGCTGGTGTCGATGGAAAGCGTCGGAATGTGGCAGTCGGTCGGCTTTCTCGCCGACATCTTCGAGCGCTTCAAGCGGCACGGTTTGTCGGTCGACCTGATCGGCTCCTCGGAGACCAACGTCACCGTGTCGCTGGACCCGAGCGAGAACCTGGTCAACACCAACGTGCTGGAAGCGCTGTCGGCCGACCTGGAGCAGATCTGCCGGGTCAGGGTGATCGTGCCGTGCGCGGCGATCACCCTGGTCGGGCGCGGCATGCGTTCGCTGCTGCACAAGCTGTCGGGTGTCTGGGCGACTTTCGGCAAGGAGCGGGTGCACCTGATCTCGCAGTCGTCCAACGACCTCAACCTGACCTTCGTGATCGACGAAGCCGATGCCGACGGCATGCTGCCGTTCCTGCACGCCGAACTGATCGACAGCGGCGCGATGCCTGTGTACGAGGCGCAGGTGTTCGGCCCGCGCTGGCGCGAGATCCAGGGCCAGCTTCGGCCGAAACCGACGCCATGGTGGAAGGCCGAACGCGAGCGCCTGCTGCAACTGGCGGAAGGCGGCACGCCACGCTATGTCTACCACCTGCCGACGGTGCGCGAGCGTGCGCGCCAGTTGACCGCCATCGATGCGATCGATCGCCGCTACTACGCGATCAAGGCCAACTCGCATCCGCAGATCCTCAAGACACTGGTCGCCGAGGGTTTCGGCCTGGAATGCGTCTCGCTGGGTGAACTGCGCCATGTGTTCGAAGTCCTGCCGAAACTGGACCCCCGTCGGGTACTGTTCACCCCGAGCTTCGCGCCCCACACCGAGTACGCGGCCGCGTTCGAGCTGGGCGTGACCGTCACCGTCGACAATGTCGAGGCGCTGCGCCGCTGGCCGGAGGTGTTCCGTGGCCGCAGCATCTGGCTGCGCATCGATCTCGGTTACGGCGATGGCCACCATGAGAAGGTCACCACCGGCGGCAAGGCCTCCAAGTTCGGCCTCGCCGTTGCCCGCGTGGACGAGTTCGTCGATGCCGCCCGTGACCTGGGGGTGAGCATCGTTGGCCTGCACGCGCACCTGGGCAGTGGCGTGGAGACGCGTGCGCACTGGCGGCAGATGTACGACGAACTGGCCGGCTTCGCGCGCCGCATCGGCAGCGTGCAGGTGCTGGATATCGGTGGCGGCCTGCCGATTCCCTATGGCCAGGACGATGAGCCGTTCGACCTCGGCGACTGGGCCGAAGGCCTGGCCGAGATGAAAGCGGTGCATCCGGCGTTCCAGTTGGTGGTCGAGCCCGGCCGTTTTCTGGTCGCCGAGTGCGGCGTATTGCTGGCCAGCGCCTCGCAGGTGGTGGAGAAGGATGGCGTGCTGCGCGTCGGCCTGGATACCGGCATGAATGCGCTGATCCGCCCGGCGCTGTACGACGCCTGGCACGAGATCATCAACCTGCAGCGGCTGGATGAAGCGACCGACGGCGTTTTCGACGTGGTCGGGCCGATCTGCGAATCCAGCGACGTGTTCGGCCATCGCGTGCGCCTGCCGGCGACCACGGTGCCGGGCGACGCGATGCTGATCGCCGATGCCGGGGCCTACGGCTACACGATGGCCAGTACCTACAACCTGCGGGCCCTGCCGGTTGAGGACGTGATTGAATGA
- a CDS encoding alpha/beta fold hydrolase — MLGEATGDCRHALLLHGAGGGGWEWAIWQPVLEAEGIAVHALDLMPVAAGLQATRLDDYVVQARAALAALPRPRAAIGASLGGLLAVIVADAADALVLVNPLPPSPWAGQLPSREWPDVVPWGRDARLASTRRALPDADPATTLFAFRRWRDESGAVLREAHAGVAMAAPVCRTLCIASEHDEDVPAGVTAGLARAWSGDCMHLADASHVGPCSAVPRRPWPGGSRGGCDRSEVLPRSREKRRVCWMTGRWGRRPLGVNVPRRRPGPAPPP; from the coding sequence TTGCTGGGGGAGGCGACCGGCGACTGCCGCCACGCCCTGCTGCTGCACGGCGCCGGCGGTGGCGGCTGGGAATGGGCGATCTGGCAGCCAGTGTTGGAGGCCGAGGGCATCGCTGTCCACGCTCTCGACCTGATGCCCGTCGCGGCCGGTTTGCAGGCCACCCGGCTCGATGACTACGTCGTCCAGGCACGGGCTGCGCTGGCGGCTCTGCCGCGGCCACGAGCGGCGATCGGCGCGAGCCTTGGCGGACTGCTGGCCGTGATCGTTGCCGATGCCGCCGATGCGCTGGTGCTGGTCAACCCGCTGCCGCCGTCTCCATGGGCCGGGCAGTTGCCCAGCCGTGAATGGCCTGACGTGGTGCCATGGGGCCGCGACGCACGACTGGCCTCGACCCGCCGTGCGTTGCCCGATGCCGATCCGGCCACCACGCTGTTCGCGTTCCGCCGCTGGCGCGACGAGTCGGGCGCGGTGCTGCGCGAGGCGCATGCTGGCGTGGCGATGGCCGCGCCGGTCTGCCGGACCTTGTGCATCGCTTCGGAGCACGACGAGGACGTGCCGGCCGGGGTCACGGCCGGGTTGGCCCGGGCCTGGTCGGGCGATTGCATGCATCTGGCCGATGCCAGCCATGTAGGCCCTTGCTCGGCCGTGCCGCGCCGGCCGTGGCCGGGCGGGTCGCGGGGTGGTTGCGACAGGTCTGAGGTTCTCCCCCGATCAAGGGAGAAGCGCCGGGTCTGTTGGATGACTGGGCGCTGGGGACGAAGGCCCTTGGGTGTGAATGTCCCCCGGCGCCGGCCAGGGCCGGCGCCTCCTCCTTGA
- a CDS encoding dienelactone hydrolase family protein — protein MRRIVAALVLCLPALPVLAEMRTEPVAWEVDGEPFEGALVYDDASTATRPGLVMVPNWMGVGEHAIAKASQIAGQDHVVLVVDVYGKGVRPKNADEARAQVGRAYADGGASLRARAAQAVEVLKAQADRVPLDPQRIGALGFCFGGSVALELARDGAELAGIVSFHGGLKTYLPGENNRIGTSVLVLNGADDTSVPDEDIRAFEQEMDAAGADWQFVNFSGARHCFAQEEDADNPPDSNCRYDARAAKRSMAMMRLFFAERFGNVR, from the coding sequence ATGCGTCGCATAGTCGCGGCCCTTGTTCTTTGCTTGCCCGCCCTGCCGGTCCTGGCTGAAATGCGGACCGAACCGGTCGCGTGGGAGGTGGACGGCGAGCCCTTCGAGGGCGCGCTCGTCTACGACGATGCTTCCACCGCGACGCGTCCGGGACTGGTGATGGTGCCGAACTGGATGGGTGTGGGCGAACATGCCATCGCCAAGGCCAGCCAGATTGCCGGGCAGGATCACGTGGTGCTCGTCGTGGATGTGTACGGCAAGGGCGTGCGGCCAAAGAATGCGGACGAGGCGCGTGCGCAGGTCGGCCGGGCCTATGCCGACGGCGGTGCCTCCCTGCGTGCACGCGCCGCACAGGCGGTAGAGGTACTGAAGGCGCAGGCGGACCGGGTGCCCCTGGACCCGCAGCGGATCGGCGCGCTGGGCTTCTGCTTCGGCGGTTCGGTTGCACTGGAGCTGGCGCGCGATGGCGCCGAACTGGCCGGCATCGTCAGCTTCCACGGCGGGCTGAAGACCTATCTACCCGGCGAGAACAACCGGATCGGAACGTCTGTGCTGGTGTTGAATGGTGCAGACGACACGTCGGTGCCGGACGAGGACATCCGTGCCTTCGAGCAGGAGATGGATGCGGCCGGGGCAGACTGGCAGTTCGTCAACTTCAGCGGCGCGCGGCACTGCTTCGCGCAAGAGGAGGATGCGGATAATCCGCCCGACAGCAACTGCCGCTACGACGCGCGTGCGGCGAAACGTTCGATGGCGATGATGCGGTTGTTCTTCGCCGAGCGCTTCGGAAACGTGCGCTGA
- a CDS encoding PhzF family phenazine biosynthesis protein, producing MTRRYLQMDVFADRPGAGNPLAVIPDAEGLDDAAMQAIARWTRLPETTFVFPPTQPGASYRVRMFSPRREVPFAGHPSVGTAHALLELGRVAPVDGLLWQEGAAGLLPLAIDGEGPGRRIAIRTPRASVVEVASANDPRLADVLAGLSPGALPPALMDGGRRWWLAEIADEAALRTIEPAWDAIEALAHATDSMGLCCFARADSGNDYDLVVRAFVGATARFEDAASGAANATLAAWLAHNDALPGRDGRYVVSQGREVGFDARLHLHVDADGEVWSGGRVVTVVRGQIDW from the coding sequence ATGACCCGTCGTTATCTGCAAATGGATGTATTCGCCGACCGCCCTGGCGCCGGCAACCCGCTCGCCGTGATTCCCGATGCCGAAGGTCTGGACGATGCCGCCATGCAGGCGATCGCCCGCTGGACCCGGCTGCCGGAGACCACCTTCGTGTTTCCGCCGACACAACCCGGCGCCAGCTACCGTGTGCGCATGTTCAGCCCACGCCGGGAGGTGCCTTTCGCGGGCCATCCGAGTGTCGGCACCGCGCACGCCCTGCTGGAACTCGGCCGGGTGGCGCCGGTCGACGGCCTGCTGTGGCAGGAAGGCGCGGCCGGCCTGCTGCCGCTGGCGATAGACGGCGAAGGCCCCGGGCGCCGGATCGCGATACGCACGCCGCGAGCCTCGGTGGTCGAGGTGGCGTCCGCAAACGACCCGCGCCTGGCCGATGTCCTCGCCGGCCTGTCTCCGGGTGCACTTCCGCCGGCGTTGATGGACGGCGGCCGCCGCTGGTGGCTGGCCGAAATCGCCGACGAGGCCGCCCTGCGGACCATCGAACCGGCCTGGGACGCGATCGAGGCGCTGGCCCACGCGACCGACAGCATGGGCCTGTGCTGCTTCGCCCGTGCCGACAGCGGCAACGATTACGACCTCGTGGTCCGCGCCTTCGTCGGCGCCACCGCCCGTTTCGAGGACGCCGCCTCAGGCGCCGCCAATGCCACCCTCGCCGCCTGGCTGGCCCACAACGACGCCCTGCCCGGCCGCGACGGCCGCTACGTCGTCAGTCAGGGCCGCGAGGTCGGTTTCGACGCCCGCCTGCACCTGCACGTGGATGCCGACGGCGAGGTCTGGTCCGGCGGCCGGGTGGTCACCGTGGTGCGCGGACAGATCGACTGGTAA
- the murL gene encoding UDP-N-acetyl-alpha-D-muramoyl-L-alanyl-L-glutamate epimerase: MNKWSFQRDAIEAFRFVRCGFDPETGIATLVYAFDDGPELVETITVPGAPFFNGDAGLDAARVAAVERALRLLHLIAGVSYYKAAVPGEIRIDSYGIDADTAALLETIYVNGLGEFAYRNGLNLHDRIKFPVARVSEAHPGERASLGLRQHALVAIGGGKDSLVSIEALRELGVEQTVAWIGGSQLIRACANRTGLPTLNIGRALAPELFEYNRQGAWNGHIPVTAVNSAILVLAALLHGVDQVVFSNERSASYGSIIIAPDGRGTDEVNHQWSKGWAFEQAFGEYVERRVAADLHYYSLLRPLSELAVARQFARSDRYDAHFSSCNRNFHILGERPANRWCGVCPKCHFVFLALAPFMPKPRLVGIFGRNLLDDEDQIAGYDALLEYRDHKPFECVGEGRESRAAMALLATRAEWRGDLVVERFAREILPQLDRDELAIDPLLVPDDGHRIPPALRERLGARLSD; the protein is encoded by the coding sequence ATGAACAAGTGGAGCTTCCAGCGTGACGCGATCGAAGCGTTCCGCTTCGTGCGTTGCGGCTTCGACCCGGAAACCGGCATCGCGACACTGGTGTACGCCTTCGACGACGGCCCGGAGCTGGTCGAGACCATCACCGTGCCCGGCGCGCCGTTTTTCAATGGCGATGCAGGGCTGGACGCCGCACGCGTTGCGGCGGTCGAACGCGCGCTGCGCCTGCTGCACCTGATCGCCGGTGTCAGCTATTACAAGGCGGCGGTGCCCGGGGAAATCCGGATCGACTCGTACGGGATCGACGCCGACACCGCGGCACTGCTGGAGACGATCTACGTCAACGGACTGGGTGAATTCGCGTATCGGAATGGCTTGAACCTCCACGACAGGATCAAGTTCCCTGTAGCCCGGGTAAGCGAAGCGCACCCGGGGGAACGTGCATCCCTCGGCCTGCGCCAGCACGCCCTCGTCGCCATCGGCGGCGGCAAGGACTCGCTGGTCAGCATCGAGGCCCTGCGCGAGCTGGGCGTCGAGCAGACCGTGGCCTGGATAGGCGGCTCGCAGCTGATCCGCGCCTGTGCCAACCGCACCGGTCTGCCGACCCTCAATATCGGCCGCGCATTGGCCCCCGAACTGTTCGAGTACAACCGCCAGGGCGCGTGGAACGGGCATATCCCGGTCACCGCGGTGAACTCGGCGATCCTGGTGCTGGCCGCGCTGCTGCATGGCGTCGACCAGGTCGTGTTCTCCAACGAGCGCTCGGCCAGCTACGGTTCGATCATCATCGCCCCTGACGGCAGGGGGACCGACGAGGTCAACCACCAGTGGTCGAAGGGCTGGGCGTTCGAGCAGGCCTTCGGCGAATACGTGGAGCGCCGCGTCGCCGCCGACCTGCACTACTACTCGCTGCTGCGGCCGCTGAGCGAGCTGGCGGTGGCCCGGCAGTTCGCCAGGAGCGACCGCTACGACGCGCATTTCTCCAGCTGCAACCGCAACTTCCACATCCTCGGCGAGCGCCCGGCCAACCGCTGGTGCGGCGTGTGCCCGAAGTGCCATTTCGTGTTCCTCGCGCTGGCGCCGTTCATGCCCAAGCCGCGCCTGGTCGGCATCTTCGGTCGCAACCTGCTCGATGACGAAGACCAGATCGCCGGCTACGACGCATTGCTGGAATATCGCGACCACAAGCCATTCGAATGCGTCGGCGAGGGGCGCGAATCGCGTGCGGCGATGGCGCTGCTGGCCACGCGCGCGGAGTGGCGTGGCGACCTGGTGGTCGAACGCTTCGCCCGCGAGATCCTGCCGCAATTGGACAGGGATGAGTTGGCCATTGATCCGTTGCTGGTGCCCGACGATGGGCACCGCATTCCCCCCGCGCTTCGGGAGCGATTGGGTGCGCGGCTCTCGGACTAG